Within the Salarias fasciatus chromosome 2, fSalaFa1.1, whole genome shotgun sequence genome, the region TGAGTTGGGAATACAGgaaacatgtttatttggaaaagaATTAATAATGGAGAGGATGTGTAAGATAGTGGAGGAGGTGAGAAAATCGGTTATAGAAGGACGGAGGAGCTGAGAGTGAGTCAGAGTGAAACTGTGGCTAAAAGCAGCGCTGATGACTGGAGAGGGGATTACATTTCACATCCTCAGTCTGCGACTTTGATTaactctgaagttttttttttcttcttcttcttcttctccttgtctGTTTCTTCCAGTACTTTAAAGATTTTGGTGACATTATCAAGGAAACTGTGAGCAAGAGCAAGCTCATCAACCCCGTACTGAGCGCCCGGGTGGTCTGCCTGAGCCTGCAGCAGGTGGGCACTTCCACGTCACCGGCAGACGCTTGCTGTTTCTCCCAGACAGCTTCAAACGGCGAGCTGCGTCTTCCTgacagggagtgggaggagaggCGGGCTGAGAGGTGGACGCCGGTTAGCTGTTCGCCGGTGTGTCAGACAGGAGCCGCGGCGTCTCTGTCACGCATCTCCTGAAAGCCGGTCCCTCTGAAACCCGTCCCCGGACTGGATCGCACGTCTTCTGCCTCATCTTCAGACAAATTGACGAACTGCCAATACCTATGACTGTATGAGTTCCTTGTGTTTTCAATAAGCTGTTTATAgatatttgtgtgtgcgtgtgtgtgtgtgtgctcagctgTTCTCAGAGATGCTTACGGAGGGCCACAGCAGGAAGGATCTCAATGAGATTAGCGAGTCAGCCAAGAGGCTTGCCATGAGCTTTGGCATTGATCTGCATCGTGTCCGCAAACCAATGATGACCCTGCACATGTCAGTAACACACAGTTCaccacacgcacaaacacacaaaccagtCCCATCAGTCTCTAACAGCTGTAGGGGCTTTTTTAGAAGTTGGTACTATTTCTGCATCACTCCGTCGACATCCTCCGCTCAGAGTTTGTAAACAGTCGTCACATTTGATGggtgtaaaataaaaatctgtattttttcacactgcagctgttCAGTCTGTGTAATAGaggatatgtttttttttttttttttttttttttttttggtcttttatCAGGGACGGCATTCGATTTGCATTTCGAAGCtcacaggaggagggggaggaggagcagcatcCACATCTGGACTTCCTGGAGATCCTCACAGAGTTCACATTCAAGTTGCTCCCACAGGATCGCGCCCAACTGTGAGAAACCCAGACAAGCACGTCTGCATCCACCTTGTTTGTAGTCAGTCATTTGACTCGTATTGCACACAaaccaaatttaaaaaaaagtcagaggTGCTGTGTACAATGTAAAGGCAGTGATCTGCAGATCACATCATGTTTTATCTCCAGTTGAACTGAAAGCACATTCACACTGGACAgttcagagaaacacacacacacattttaaggAATTAATCTATTCATGCAGCTACTAAATTAACAAAACTGTCTTTATGATCCAGTTTGTTCTTTGAATTTCACTCATCGTGCCTGTGCAGACACAGTTTTTCTTGGTCTTTGTTCTCATGTTTTATCGCTCATGACTTCCCCACCCAGAGTTGTGTTCCTGAAGTCCCAGTGTCCCCCTGCTGCCCTCTCCTGGCCGTCCGTCAGACTGTACCGCAGGTCTTTGGAGCACCACGCCTCCGCCAAATccaaggaggtggaggaagaccaGGACACCGGCTCCCTGCTGCTCTCGCCTTTACCCAAACGCAAGAGGACCTCTGCTCAGGGTGACGCACACAGAAACCAGAATTCTTTAAGTGATGTCTGTGTGAGTGGTGCAATGTTGAAGTTGGTAATAATCACAACTGTTTATCAAACAGTTTTAAAACCAAAGTCACAAACAAGAACGAACGCAGTGTAGTTCCAGCAGGTAATCGAtgctctgtctgtctggccCAGGTTCAGCGGCCAGCACCATCAGAGGATCATGGCTGAGCAGCAACAGCATCTCCAGCGGCGCACATCCACCGCCTCTCACCTCCACCGCGAGGAAAGAGCAGACTCTGCCGCCGAACGGAGCACGCAGGGCCGAAGAGTCGGACGCCGGAGGCGCTCTAACTGAGGTGGATTCAGAAGAGGAGTTCTCCTCCAGGTGAACTGTCATCCACTGTTTCTCTCCTGGGGACGTTTACGGAACATAAACGTCTCCTCCGTGCGGGCCGTTGTTCGTTCTTCTGGACTACAGTTCAGTGACGTTATTAACCTGACGTGAAGTGTGTTTGCACCGCCTGCTTCTCTCCAGGGTTCAGATGAGGAAGCTGAATACCACCAGGCGGCGCCACctgccccccagcagcagcaggaccccCTCCACCGTGGAGCCAGAGGACCTGAACGCCCACCTCAACCTGTGAGGAGACGGGACACTTCACTGGCTGCTGATGTTCCACCGTTGGtgttgaagctgttttcagtgaggtgtgtgtgtgtgtgtgtgtgtgtgtgtgtgtgctctacAGGCTGTCTCTCATGGAGGAGGCCAACGAACAGGACGAGGAGCCAGAGATTGAAGACTTTGAAAGTGACTTCAGTGGACATGAAACTGGATACACTctggtaaaaaacaaaaaacatgttttattactCTTGATTTCTATAAAGTCTTGATAGCTTCTGCTTATCTGAGTTACAGTTGGAAAAATACCAGTTAGAGGAAGTTCATTCATTAAAGGAACAACTATCTCTCAGACTTTACTTAAAAAGCACTgaagacaaccacacacacacacacacacacacacacacacacacacacacacacacacacacacacacacacacacacacacactataggagaacatacaaactccatAAATCCcatatttaaacaaaataaaatacaagtaCATCCTGAAACTTTTGACATTCAATACGCTTCCTATAATATATCTTATTTGAAataacaaatagaaaaaaatctaaacctGGCAACACAGTAAGTATAACAAACACAGTAAGAGTATGATCTGTGGAGCTGTACTGGGTCTGTTCATGTTCTGTTGGGAAGATATTTCCACTGACGACTCATTCTTTGTTTCTTCGTGCTTTCTTCTCTTGTTTTAATCTGCAGCCGTCTACTCGCACTACTTCTGTCATGGATGAGCTCTTTGACTGAGACCGCAGATGCGACAAAGTTCCTCTGAGCTCAGATGAGTTTGAATGTGTTATGAATTCTGAAAATAGAGCTGTTTCTAAGCCTGTGTTAATATCGTTGGATGTTAAtggaaatattcaaatgaatgtgtttttggaATTGAGTTTGAAGGCTGTTGGATGAAAGTGAATCAGTTCGACTTCATTTCACAGTGCATTGTGGTTGATATCCACCTATTTCTGTTAAATGCTcattaaaagactttttttctgcatctggTGTCTTTACTCATTCTAATCACTGAGTATAGTTAAATTCCACAAACACTGAGTGAAATTTACAACAACTTAATGCTGTAAACACATTTCCCATGAAATTTATATTCACTCACTCACCAGTTCGCCATGCACAGTGGAATCAAACCACTGATCATGTGACTCCACCCCCTGCAGTGTCCTCAGTCATATATGTATTATTAtcagtttaaaacacatttaagtaCTTGGGATTGAAATGTTATCCTCCAGGGGTGGATGTTTGGAGGCAAAACTCATAAAATCTATAACTCTGACTGTAAAACTCAAACTTAAGTGAAGTTTCACAGTAACAATCATTGAAACTATAAATTTAGTCAGTCTCAGATTTGTATCCTTGACTTCCTACCACATAGACCTCATATCTTTATTTTGTCTATGGAAAGCATCGGCGTTGATACACTGGATCAATTGTCGATCTCGTGTCAAAGATTTAACGGCCGTTAGGTTTTTCGCGCTCTGCGCGCGCTCAGTGTAGCTGGCCGTCACTCTGAGGCCAGCACTCATCAACCTGACCAACAAGACAAACTTCAGGTCGGTATTCGACAGAATTTGGTTCAGTCACAGCCTGCTgccggtttttttttcttctttttttgtgaggatACGCCCTAATTTATTATTGTAACAGCTGCGGGTAATTTACAATTATCAAGCTAACTAGCTTAATAGCTAGCCTTAGCATTCACTTCGACGAGTCGCTTTCTTACTTGTCACATCCCTGAATTTTTCGGCGAATAAAatgctttgtctttgttttgttttgtttgtttttttttttttgtttgtttttattaaagatTGAAAAGACAGTCCCAGCTGTTACACTGTAACGACTGCTGTGTTACTGTTTTCAGAATGGAGAGAGTCCGTGGCTTTAGCTTCAAGCTGTGGATGCCGCCCAAGTTGAATAACGGTCAGACATCTGCAGACAAACTCGAGGAAACTGCTGAGAACTGCAGTGATTTCCCCAGTAAGCAGCCACTGGTAAGGCTCTCTATAAAATCCTCaatattaaattaaatgtaGCTGGTTACATACATGGACATTAACAATTTAAAACTATACACTGTAAATAATTGTCATTCAGGACAATGACctgatttttttctgacagataGCAATTGTAATTATAAAGACAAGTTaaggtttattgttttttttactagGTTTACAGCAAATGTCATGAAAAAGAGCAAACCTTTCCATTTTCGAATACGAGCATAGCTGAACCGACCAAACCAACCAGGCAGGGTAGGTGTTTTTACGTTTAAAATATATAGAATTCATTCCAAAACACAGATTTGCATAGAAATTATCCctattttctatttgttttctcAAAAGACTTCCCCAGAGTGAAAGTTGTCGCCCCAATGGAAAAACCAGAGGTAATGTCTTAAATGGCAGCCAGTAATAGGAATCATTCTGTAGGATTTTATTAACTGCTTGTCAATGTGAATATCTCTCAGAATAACTACACTTCAGGTCAAGTTTATTCCAAGCTGTTTGATGAGGTGGAGAAGATGAAGTGTTGGAAGGTCAAAGTTGACTCTGACATTATACAAAAGGACAGGAGGCTGCAAGATCACACCAAAACCATTGAAAGCCAGCGCAAAGCCATCCGAGAGTTACAGGTTAGTTCTTCAGCGACTGCTTTGCTTTTTTCTGGCTGTCTCTCAATCTCATTGTGTGTATTTGAAGTATAAAAGTATGAATGAAGATGGGAACTTAAAGTGAATGTCTTAGCTTTAATTTTATGTGTGCTTTTTTTCAGTTCGATAATGAACGTCTGAGCACAAAGCTTCTGGAACAGTTCAGTGAAAATGAGGATTTAAGGAACAAGTATGGGTTTTATTGGTTGTTCTTTAAGGCCAACCAAATGTGTTCTGTAGAAGCCAGCTAAACATGACGATCCTGTTAAGTTCAAATATTTGAAGCTATTATTCTTGtgtaaattgtcatttttatcttttcaaatacagaaacaacacaacaagcaCATTGTGTAGCATCCTTAACGAAACAGTTCAACGCTCGACTGAGAAAATGCATTTACGTGAGTAAAACATTCTCAGATTAACCAGTTTGGAATGTGCAGAAAGGCTTTATAACAGTTTTTATGTGTTAATGAATTCCAGTTGAAtctgaaagagaagaaactCATCAACTCTTTGTGGAAAACACTGACAGTATTAAAGTGAGATGCGATTAAATCTCAGTTATACTCTCTGTAAAACACTTGGTTGggtgttttaatttttggacttttcttttcttagaaACTAATTGAAGCATTTGACAGCCTTCGTGTTAAAGCTGAAGACAATCAACAACAGATGCACAgaggtaaatatttttttggaagttttatgttttaactGTAACATGAAGGCTTAGGCAATGTCTTCTGACGAATCATAAACAAGGAAGCGTCTGTCTGAAACAGCAGttgtgtgaaaatgaatgagaaaatgTCCACTAACAATAGAGCtccttttatcatgtttttaagtCAAAGAGGAGTTACTGCTGCAtgaagatttaaaagaaaaatatcagcaAGAGCATAAGATGAATGAAGAAGAGGTCagtttaaaagattttatttCTTCTGAGGCGCTTTGCAACATGTTGCCACAAATAACTCCTGTTTTCACAGATTGCAGTCCTCCAGGCAAAACTTAAGGACAAAGAAAACCAACTACAAACAACCATCGGTGACCTCCATGAAACCGAGAAGCGACGCCAACAGCTGGAAGAGTCGACACGTGAGATTATTTACTTCAATCTGTGTGTCGCGAGATTCCAgcatttaacatttttacattGATCTATTTAtctttttgtgaaaatttcatACAAGAGGTGATTTCTATAATGTAAACAATGCaaacattcaattaaaaagGAGCAAGTGGAGTGTAGATATTGTGTTTGATGCTCATATATGCAAAAATGTGTCACTGCACAGGAGAGGCCAATGAACAGGCGATGAAGAAAGATGTGCTGATCAGTAGCCTGAAGGATGAGCTGGTAAGGAGTATTGTATTGTTGTCAGTAATAATCCTTTCAGTCTAACATTAAATATATTGCGTACAAAAGATGGCGGTGCTGTGTTATTTTCAGGACATAAAATCAAAGTGCATCGAATCAATCGAAGCTAAGATTGTTGCCAGTGAAGACAAAGTGTTGGAACTTTCAGCTGagctttcaaagaaaactgaggAAATTCACTCATTGCAGGTGATTCAGATCCATTTTTACATCAAGTAGAAAAGCTTTGTCCAACATGGACTGTTGACCAGTTGAGTGTAGTAACATAGAAGGCTGTCCTGTTAAGATTCCTGATACCCAGAGTTAACGTTTCTATATAAATAACAAATGTGAATCTCAGCTGAGTGAGGAGAAAGCAGCCGCAGAGCTCAGGGAGGAGTTGGCGAGACTGGAAAAGGAAAACCTGTGTTTACGGTGAGTTCACACGTTCGACACCCAAAAACATGTTATTGTGGAATTTTTTTAGATTCATATGCATCTGCAACTTTCTGTTAGAGAGGAGTCCGTTTCTGCCAAAGCTCAAATGGAAAAAgcatttcttgaaactgaaactgtccagaagaaaattgagaaaaatgtAAGTATGCTTAAAAAGTAGAGATCTCCAGAAACATACGGCTTTGAAATGTGCCTCGTGTGAAATGACGTTTTTCTCGTGTGCCGTTTGTTTACAGTTTGAGAATCTGCAGGAGGaagtcaaagaaaaagaaaagagcatcaAAGCCGTGGAAACAGAGGTGACTGAGAAAAGTGAGAAATCTGAAGTGCTGGTATTAAAGTTGATCACTTTTTGAATGAAGCTGTTTGCTCTTCAGCTGTGTCATCTCAGAGAAAAATTCACAGCGAATCTCAAAGCTCAGGAGGAATTCAAGAAAGAGGTTTGTGACGACGGTGAAGCCGTTTGTGTATAGTGGATTGAACAGCATTCAtagatattctaatatttttttctggttttagaATGAAttgctgaaaataaaacttgCTGAAGAAAGTGCAAAATCGCATGAGGTACtgattttattgaatttcttAATGTTGATCAAAAATATATAAGGTGACGGGAAAAGAACTCAATGCTTGTTTTGCCTTCAGATTAACAGTCTTTACGAAGAGTCCCAGAATTTACAAAGGCTTAAAGATGATGAGCTTCAGAGGTTACGACAGGATCTTGAAGCAAAATCAGCcgtttctgcagagcttgagaAAGAGGTCAGTTCCATCTTTCAGCCTACGTGTTTATAACAAATGCTTACAGCTTCTCTGAATTGCCAGAAAATCAACAACCTTTCTATTACCGGTACAGGTGCGAGAGCTGAAGGTATCAGCAGCGCAGGCAATTAAAGAGAAGGAAGACGCAGGGCTCAAATGTCAGCACAAAATAGCAGATGTGTTGGCTCTGATGGACAAACACCAGGTAAGACCATCGCCAGTACGCCATGCTGTCTGGGCAAATGATGAGCTGTTTGAACTGTGTTTGCCAGGGCCAGTGTGACCGCATGGTGAAGGAAAAGGATGCAGAGCTTGAGGCAAACAAGAAGTCATTGGTATGataggaaaaaaatcaaatcatgcTCTAAACATTTCAGAATGATTATAATGCTATGTTATGTTCTTACGTTttccaaaacacatttattaaacACAGGAGTTGGATCTCTCAAAgctcaaaagagaaaatgatgaGTTGAATAAAcagctgaagatggaaaaaacgGATAAGGTACGTCCTTGTCTTGATCAGTGACGTTGATTCTGCGGCCTTTGCCTCAGCTTGTTATGCCTTCTGAGAAAGtcatcattgtttttatttctaggAGAGTTTACAGCAGGAGCTTACTGATTTGAAGAAAGAATTGTCTGTGAAAATCAGTGAGCTGTCACACGCAAGAAACAAGCAGGTGAAGCAAAGTCCTCAAGTAGCGTCCCATTGACTCCTGGTCTGTCCTCATTTCTGCTTTAACAAGAATTCATGTTTAATGTTACAGACCAGCGCTCTGAGCGGCAAACAGGAGGGATGTTGTGCGACTCCAGGAGAAAGCTCTTCAAAGAGTCAGCTGTTTGACTTCTCAGACGCCTGGAAAACTCCGTCCTGGAGCAGAGACGATCGGATTACAGCAGTTAAGAAGAAAGCTGTAAGTTTATTTTACCAATGTCTTATAAACACAAAGCCTTCTCTCTTCTGTTCAGCTGTTAAGATGAGTTAGAGAAGGCATAATGAAGGCATCACATCTTTACTAAAATGATACTTCGCTTCTATCCTTCAGGGAACTCCTGGTGAATCAATTACAACTCCTTCTGCAACACCAAAGGCCAAGGTAGACACAGCGACTTCATCTGATGCACTGAACTTTCTCTGTTCATTAATGACAGCCATAAATGTAATCTAAACCATTCTCAGATGTGGCCACAGTGTTGACTGACCAAACCTTTAATTTTGCAGCACCTTCACCGTGAAAACATGAGAACTCCAGGAAGTGTGGCAAGCAGGGTCGACAGAACATCAAAAATCAAAGTAAACTCCTCAGATCAGATTAAATGAGACCTGATGTGAACAGCTTCTGTTCTGACTCCTGAATTCCTCTTTCAGGCCTACAGAGTGAAGACTCCACCTTCTGCCGAAAAGCCAGCACTGTGGGGAAACGGCAGCACCTGCCTGGAagcacagacagacagctggGATGGAATCGATCTCCTTGTAAGGACTCTTTGTAAGAAATATCCCATAAACCATTGTGGATTTATGAATATAttattctttgatttttttgtcttgataGAGTTTCGCTAATGCTCACACACCCAGTGTCTCTGCTCCGCCCTGCAAAGTCAGTATCTTTGAAAAGGTAACATGACATTAGTTGTGCATCCTAGAAGAtatttaatcactttttttttaacagtagaTGAAGACGAGTCACGCACAGGTCACTTTCacttaaaacatgttttcctcctGTGCATTCAGAGTCCAGCTGCTAATGAGTCGCCAAGAAACTCCTTGAAGTTGGCTGCAATCAGAAGAATGAGAGCTGCTGGTTGGACCGCTGTTATCGGCTcggacagaaagaagaagaggaccAGTGAGAAGATCTTCCAGTGACATGCATCAGAAGTCTTCAGTGAAAGCTGTTCTCTGACAGAAACAAAGGTTCAGTGTTATTGTTGTAACTGTTTGGTAAGTGAACATGCACAGGGAGCGTTGTGTAAGTTAAGTGAGCAGATTTAGGGACAGTGCTTTAAAGCTGAATATTGTTCAAACTTTTCAGTTGTTCTGATAACGGGTTTTTATAAAATTGGGTTCATGCTCTTTGGAACAATGCAGAAGATGTTTGCTGGGTTTCTCTCTTCTGGTGTTTATTGTGTTCAGGTTTGTATTGTTGGTATTGGAAAAGGTGTCGTTACTAATAGCCTATGTGTGTTGTATTGATAGTGATGCAGTGAAGGTGAAAGgaatgttaaaataaatcagttttcCATGTTTAAATCTTGTGCCTGTTATTGCTCATTCCTTTTCTAAGAAAATATTGTTGATGAACTTTGTTTATGTCAAGCAACAAACAAGAGACTCCAAACTGCAGTAATGTTGTTTGATGAAGGAATTCTAGATGAAACTGAGCCCGGTCATCAGAAGGTGGGTGGTACATAATCAGACACATGTCACCATCCACCACAAATGCACttgtggaaaataaatgtgtctTCAGCTGCAGCGACAAATGAAATGTTACTCATGATCTGATGAAAGGAAGGTCTTAGCTGTGACGTCTGCATTGAGAAGTTCATGCCAGTACTGGACTTTGCATTTGTGAAACATTGCCAGAATGACAATAGTTACTTTATTTCCAGAGGTTCAGCCTTAaatctacagaaaaaaaatgttaaatgatgAGCAGGTAAGACTGACTTTGACAAGGCCGTGCCCAAAAACTCGACATGTCAAAAACACTGTGGAGCGATTCATGAGAAGTTCGTTAAACTCACTATTTCAGTGTGAGTTCAGTTTCCTGTTTGAGCCTGAAGGGTCATTTTCCTGCCATAGTCACAGGTTAAGGTGGGTAAAGCAGAGCTTTCTAAACGTTCTCAAGGAAAGAGAGCTATTACCAAGTCCAGAGCTCAGTCGTTCTCACAGTCCAGAATTTACTGCTTATGAGTACTTATAATAGCCAAAGCATTAACAGCACAGTGAAGAACCTTTTTATAATctgattcaattcaattcagctttatttatacagctcCACCTACATCTTATCAGTATCAGTAAGTCGATGGTAATTGTTTCTGTTCTGTAGTGGAATGGATACTTTTCAGTTTAGTAATTTGTGCaacattttcatctgaatgtCTTCAGGTCCTCAGACACAGTTTTAAAGACCTGAAGCAGGCAGACTGTAGACGTTGTGTGGCTGACTGATGGCAGGCTTGCTTTGTGTGAGTGACCCACTCAGCCCGTGTTGGTCAGAGTCACCGGGCCGGTCGAAGGAACTACTGTGGTGCAGTTCTGAACAGTATTGTTGGAGCGGTTGGCGGTGCTGACTGGAAGAGAGTTTGTCTTGTCAGCAGTTGGTGGGTGAAGCTGTGCTCCGATCCCCACCCACAGTGTCAACACAAGGCCAGTCATCATAGCTACAATGGCTCCCATGGCTCCCTGTAAAGCAAACAGACCTGTGGTCAGCCACTGCCTCAACCTGCTTGTTTTAGCGACTCACATGACGGAGTTATACCACTGAATCTtttacataataaaataaaaatactctATGGAATTAGTTGTTTGGAAAAACAGATAAAGTCCCTGAAGAGGCCCATTGATCATGCCAAATGTAGAGAGAGCTGCTTGAAAATCCAAGTGTCAAAATGCGTGTATTTCTTGTCATCCAGCTCATGGAGGTGCTGTTGAGCAGTAAATGGCTCCAGAGCTGTCAGAGCTGAAGGATTTCCTTCACCAAGCAGCTCAGCCATGCAGACGCACAGCCCTTCAGATGTTACACCTGAACGTCGATCAAGTCAACAGTGATAAAATAAGAACAGCTTTGATAGTTATGATGCAGCACTTACTCCAGTTTTTACTCCAAAGCTTTAATGAAATAGTTATTGTGGATCATATGCTTTGAATTGTATCATGATTAAGTTATAGAGTTTCTTGAGatcttttcttactttatttttttaaagtgacgAGAACACAATGTCTGAAATATGCTGAAGCTTGAACTTGATTTGAACCGAGCCTACAAAAGGAGAACAAAGGAGAACAGTAAATGAAcaaaaggtcttttttttttttttttttttttacatttcatgcCTCAAGAGCAGGATGTTGAGGTCATCTTCATTGAGAGACCAACTACAGCCAAATGTAGAGTTCAACTTGACCAGCAGTATAATCATaggctttaaataaaaaaatgataactccaattgttttccttttgtttttaagtgaagACATACTGTACAAGTGCACAACAAAAAGACCAACAATCAAGAGTTATTTCAAAATTATCTAACTAAAATGCAATAGATGATTTGGGCTTATTCTAGTGAATCCCACCTGTCTCTTCAGAAAGACTTTAGAAAAGGATGCTCTCACTTTTAGCCACTTCACAGATCTCGCACTTCAGGTTGGTggtcttttgtatttttttatttaaaatttaatgCTGCCTGTAGGGGAGTCACACTTGGTTGTGGCATCAGACAACATATTGACACCGTTAAATTACTATAAGAACACGTTACCTTTGGGTTGTACACAAAATACAGAGCTGTTGTGACAGTAGCGGTAGGACAGAATACCAGGAGTCTGCCATAAGTGGCCTCACACAGGCATGAAAATTATCATTTACTAATGTCTTCAAGTCCACAGACACAGCATTTAAAAATTGAGCCAGTCAGATGTTAAACATATGAAAGTGAatatggaggaaaacacaaattcaaatgCATTAAcagaaatatgttttcattttctggatGAAACTGCATTGTTTGGActcataaataaaattaataatcaATCACCAGACTGCATTTTCATCTTCAagactgcttttgttttgttttgttttgttttgttttgttttgtattgttttgttttttacaagatttaattttcaaaacatgCCCCAGCAAATAGGCATTTATAATAAGTATTTTAGCTGTGACACGAAATGTGTAAAttgaagaccaaaaaaaaatgaagtttagatttattattaattttaaatATGAGTCAAGTAATGCAGCCATAaccttattttaattttcaaatgtGTGATTTCAAATTGAATTTTGATTCCAGTTTGCTGCTGcatgttttgaaaattaaatattataTCTCatattctttttaattttatttacttcaAAGAATAAGCAGTCTTGAAGATAGAAATGATGCAGTTTGAATGattgattattatttttatttatgagTTAAGTGAAAATGAAGAGGCATTTCGGTTAGCACAGCCGaactggatttttcttttctttttttttttcttttacggTCTATGATTTTTCTCCATGTTCGCTCCCACCTGTTCAATGAAGTCCAATTATTACTTTTCCCGCCTTTCCCGACAAACAAGGCGGAAGTTTGGGTGGTCACGTGACGCACTATCCGCCCGCACTTTTCGCGCCACggctgaagctccgcccctcgCCGCCGAGAGAAAAGCCGCTATTGGCTGACGGGTACGTCAGACTCGCGCCACTTCTTCGGACGGCGGCGGGCTGAATGAACGCAGGTCACCGCTGACTTTCATAAACTGACAGAAAAA harbors:
- the LOC115396786 gene encoding synaptonemal complex protein 1-like; this translates as MEKPENNYTSGQVYSKLFDEVEKMKCWKVKVDSDIIQKDRRLQDHTKTIESQRKAIRELQFDNERLSTKLLEQFSENEDLRNKNNTTSTLCSILNETVQRSTEKMHLLESEREETHQLFVENTDSIKKLIEAFDSLRVKAEDNQQQMHRVKEELLLHEDLKEKYQQEHKMNEEEIAVLQAKLKDKENQLQTTIGDLHETEKRRQQLEESTREANEQAMKKDVLISSLKDELFENLQEEVKEKEKSIKAVETEVTEKSEKSEVLINSLYEESQNLQRLKDDELQRLRQDLEAKSAVSAELEKEVRELKVSAAQAIKEKEDAGLKCQHKIADVLALMDKHQGQCDRMVKEKDAELEANKKSLAYRVKTPPSAEKPALWGNGSTCLEAQTDSWDGIDLLSPAANESPRNSLKLAAIRRMRAAGWTAVIGSDRKKKRTSEKIFQ